A genomic segment from Gracilinanus agilis isolate LMUSP501 chromosome 1, AgileGrace, whole genome shotgun sequence encodes:
- the PSMG2 gene encoding proteasome assembly chaperone 2 encodes MFVPCGTSDPDFTGFTLLMPAVSVGNVGQLAIDLIISTLNMCKVGYFYTDCLVPMVGNNPYATAEENSTELSTNAEVYSLPSMNLMALQLRSIFIKYKSKPFCEKLISWVKSSKCARVIVLSSSHSYHCDDQQLRSIPFRYLITPEMEKSVGETLQDLHWKEMEKSKLFPEISDSGLCVRIPGGGITKTLYTESCSKGIQMAVVLKFVSEGDNIPDAFDLVRYLNDWLQIIKPQVSDCNDPSTSVSQWKMPSSWRLLFGSGLPPALF; translated from the exons ATGTTCGTTCCCTGCGGCACGTCAGATCCTGACTTTACTGGCTTCACCCTGCTGATG CCAGCAGTATCAGTAGGGAATGTTGGCCAGCTTGCAATAGATCTGATTATTTCTACACTGAATATGTGTAAGGTTGGTTACTTTTACACCGATTGCCTTGTTCCAATGGTTGGAAACAATCCTTATGCAACTGCAGAAGAAAACTCAACAGAACTCAGTACAAATGCTGAAG TATATTCATTGCCTTCAATGAATCTGATGGCTCTCCAACTAAGATCAATTTTTATTAAG TACAAATCAAAGCCATTTTGTGAAAAACTCATTTCCTGGGTGAAAAGCAGTAAATGTGCCAGAGTTATTGTTCTTTCAAGCAGTCATTCTTATCATTGTGATGACCAGCAGCTTCGCAG CATTCCATTCCGATATTTAATTACACCTGAAATGGAAAAAAGTGTCGGTGAAACATTACAGGACCTCCactggaaggaaatggaaaaaagcaaACTGTTTCCTGAAATAAGTGATTCTGGGTTGTGTGTCCGTATCCCTGGAGGTGGTATTACAAAAACCTTATACACTGAGAG TTGTTCCAAAGGGATACAAATGGCGGTTGTCCTGAAATTTGTTTCAGAAGGAGATAATATCCCAGATGCCTTTGACCTTGTTAGATATCTTAATGATTGGCTTCAGATAATTAAACCTCAAGTAagt GACTGCAATGACCCATCAACATCTGTTTCCCAGTGGAAAATGCCAAGTTCTTGGAGATTGCTCTTTGGCAGCGGCCTCCCTCCTGCACTTTTTTAA